GCGTCGCGCGTCGTGGCGCGCCTCGACGTCTTCCACGAGGACGAGAACGGGTTGATCGGCGTCGCGCTCGACCCGCGGTTCGACGCGAACCACTTCGTGTACCTCGCGCGCACCGTCGGCGACTCCACCCGCCCGCGCCACCGGCTCGCGCGCTTCACGTTCACGGGGGACGCGCTCCGCGACGAGCGAGTGCTGGTCGAGGTGCCGATCAACCCCGGCTGCTGCCACACCGCCGGGTCGATCACGTTCGACGGGCGCGGCAACCTTTTCGTCTCGTTCGGCGACAATACCAACCCGTTCGCCACGCCGCACGCGCCGATCGACGACGCGCCTGGGCGGCAGCTGTGGGACGCGCGGCGGTCGGCAGCGAACACGCAGGACCTGCGCGGCAAGATCCTCCGCATCACGCCGACCGCCGACGGGCGCTACACGATCCCCGCCGGCAACCTGTTCACCGACGCGCGCGAGGGGCGCCCCGAGATCTACACCATGGGGCACCGCAACCCGTACCGCATCAGCGTCGACAGGCACACGGGGTTCCTGTACTGGGGCGAGGTCGGCCCCGACGCGCGCGAGGACAGCTCCGCGGGGCCGAAGGGCTACGACGAGATCAACCAGGCGCGGCGCGCCGGCAACTTCGGCTGGCCGCTGTTCATCGCCGACAACAAGCCGTACCGCGACCGCGACATCGCGACCGGTGTGCAGCGCGCGCCGTTCGATCCCGCGCACCCGGTGAACGACTCGCACAACAACACCGGCGCGAAGGTGCTGCCCCCGCGCAGCCGGCGTTCATCTGGTACCCGTACGACCGGAGCGCGGAGTTCCCGCTCGTCGGCGAGGGCGGCCGCACGGCGATGGCGGGGCCGGTGTACCACGCGGCCGACTTCCCCGCCGGCGTGCGGCTCCCGGCGTACTACGACGGGAAGCTGATCATCTACGAGTGGATGCGCGGCTGGATGCGCGCCGTGACGATGAACGCGCAGGGCGACTACGTGCGCATGGAGCCGTTCCTCGGCCACCTCACGTTCGACCACCCGATGGACGTCGAGCTCGGACCGGACGGCTCGCTCTACGTCCTGGAGTACGGGACGTACTGGTTCGCGAAGAACCCGAACGCGCGATTGAGCCGCATCGTCTACCACGCCGGCAACCGTCCGCCGATCGCGCGCATCTCGGCCAGCCGCACCGTCGGCGCGGCGCCGCTCACCGTGCGTCTCTCCGCGGCTGGCTCGACGGACTACGATCCCGGCGACACGCTGCGCTACGCGTGGTCGATCGACGGGCGCGCAGTCGCGACGGGCGCCGAGGTCACGCGCACGCTCTCGGCGCCGGGCGCGCATACCGTGCGGCTCACCGTGCGCGATCCCGCCGGCGCGACGGGGACGGCCGAGCAGCGGCTGCTCGTCGGCAACACGCCTCCGCAGGTGAGCATCCGGCTCGACGGCAACCGCTCGTTCTACTGGGACTCGGCCTCGGTTCCCTACCGCGTGGAGGCGAGCGACGCGGAGGATGGATCGTTGGGCCGCGGCATCGCGCCGTCGCGCGTGCGCGTCACGCTCGACTACCAGGCCACCGGCGTGTCGCGTGCGCCCGCGGCCGGCCACCAGGCGGAGGCGCCGGGGCTCGCGCTCATCCGGCGCAGCGACTGCCTCGCCTGCCACGGCGTCGATCAGGCGTCGTTAGGCCCGAGCTTCCGAATGGTCGCGCAGCGCTACGCGGGCCGCGACAGCGCGCTCGACCGGCTCGTGAGCAAGGTGATCGCCGGCGGCAGCGGCAACTGGGGCAACCGCGTGATGGCCGCGCACCCGACGCTGTCGCGCGACGTCGCGCGGCAGATGGTGAGCTACGTGCTCTCGCTCGCGAGCCCGGGGACCGTGCTGCCCACGTCCGGCGCGCTCCGTCTCGACCGCCACCGCGGCGACGGCGCGGGCGCGTACGTCCTCACCGCGCGCTACGTCGATCAGGCGCGCGCCGGCGTCGGACCGTTGGAGGCCGTGGCCGAGGTGGTGCTCCGCTCGCCGCTGCTGCACGCCGGCGACGTGACCGACGTGAAGGGGATCGGCGTGTCGCCGGGCCGCGGTGCCGACGCGCAGGAGCGCCCCATCGCGACGGCCTACGACCCCGGCGCCTGGCTGCACCTCGGCCCCACCGACCTCACCGGCGTCGGCGGCGTGAGCGTCGGGCTCCAGACGTTAGGCCACGCCGTGACCGTCGAGCTGCGCGCCGACAGCGCGGGTGGAGCGGTGCTCGGCACCAGCTCTGTTGCGCCAGCCGCGAACGAAGCATGGACGACGGCGCGCGTGCCGCTCGACCTGTCGGGTGAGCGGGACCTCTACGTCGTGCTCCGCTCCGACGCGCCGGACCTCGGCCAGTTCAACCCGATGGCGCGCGTGGACGTCGTTCGCTTCGAGAAGAGAGCTCCGTAACGACATTGAACCGCGGAGGACGCAGAGGACGCAGAGGAAACCGGCAAGAATTGGTTCTCCTCTGCGGCCTCTGCGTCCTCTGCGGTTCAAATTCAAGAGGCCCGCAGCGCCTCCACCGGATCCGTGCTCGACGCGCGCCGCGCCGGCAGGTACCCCGCGAGCGCCGCGGTCGCGAGCAGCAGCGCGGCGGTGCCGACGAACGTGGGCACGTCGGCCGCGCCGACGCCGTAGAGGAGCGACCCGATGAGGCGCGCGCCCGCCGCGGCGACGGCGGAGCCGATGACGACGCCGGCCGCGGTGAGGGCGAGCGTGCGCGCGACGACGCGCCGGCGCACGCTCGCCGCGGATTCGCCGAGCGCCATGCGGATGCCGAGCTCGCGCACGCGCTGGCTCACCGTGTACGAGAGCACCGCGTACAGACCGAGCGCGGCGAGCAGCAGCGCCGTCGCGGCGAATGCGCCGAGGATCTGCAGCACGAACCGCCGCGGCGAGATCGCGCGGTCGACCACCGCGCCCAGCGGCTGGAAGTCGTCGGTCGGCATCGCCGGGTCGGCGGCGCGGATCGCGGCGGCCACGCCGGCGGCGAGCGACGTGGCGGGGAGCGGCGACCGCACCACCATCACGAGCGTGCCGAAGTCCGGCTTCTGCGCGAACGGGAGGTACATCTCCGATCCCGCGCCCTCCTCGAGCGTCTGATGCCGCACGTCGGCGACGACGCCGACCACGCGCCACGAATCGTGGTCGCCGAGCAGCACGCTCCGGCCTAACGCATCGCGCCCCGGGAACAACGTCTTCGCCGCCGTGCGGTTGAGGATGACGACGTGCGGCGCCGCCGCGCCGTCGGCCGCGGTGAAGTAGCGCCCGCCGACGAGCGGGATGCGCATCGCCTGCAGGTAGCGCGCGTCGACGAGGCGCGGGAACGCCTCCGGCCAGTCCTTGTCGTACGTCGCGCCCTCGGCGCGGATCGTCCAGCTGCGGTTGCGGCCGAGCGGCGGCGTGTCGGTGAGCCCCACCTCGCGCACGCCCGGCACCGCGCTCACGCGCGCGACGATGCTCTCGTAGAACGCGACGCGTGCCGAGTCGTTCGCGAACTCGCGGCTCGTGCCGAGCTGCCACGCCACCGCGCCGTCGGGCGCGAAACCGAGGTCCACGTGCATCACGCGGACGAAGCTGCGCGCGAGCAGACCGCCGCCGACGAGCAGCACGCAGGCGACCGCGACCTCCGCGACCACGAGCAGCTCGCGCGCCGCGCCGCGGCCTCTCCCCTCGCTCGAGCCGCGGGCCGCGTCGCGCAGCGTCGACGCCTCGCCGCCACGCGACACCTGCAGCGCGGGCACGATCCCGACGACGAGCCCCGTGAGCAGCGTGACCGCCACGGTGAACGCCGCCGCGCGCGCGTCGACCGCGACGCTGCCGAGCAGCGGGATGCGCACCGCGCTCGTGCCGGCCACCCACCGCGTGATCGCCACGGCGAGCAGCACGCCGAGCGCGCCGCCGGCCGTCGCGAGCACGATGCTCTCGACGAGGAGCTGTCCGAGCAGCCGCCGGCGCCCCGCGCCCAACGCGCTTCGCACCGCCATCTCGCGGTGGCGGAACTGCGCGCGGGCGAGCAGCAGGTTCGACAGGTTCGCGCACGCGACCAGCAGCACGAGCGCGGCGCCCGCGGCGAGCAGCAGCAGCGCCGGCCGGAAGTCGCCCGCGATGTGGTCCTGCAATCCCGTCACGGCAGCGGTGAGGCCCCAGCGCGCCGGGTCGGCCTGCTTCAGGCGCGTGTTGATGAGATCCAGCTCGGCCTGCGCGGTCCGCACGCTCGCGCCGGGCTTCAACCGCCCGATGATCGACAGCGTGTTCCCCCACCGGTCCGTCTCGGCCACGATCGGGAACGGGCGCAGGAAGTCCACGCGCGACGCCGGCGCGAACGTCGACGCGAAGTCGAACGAGCGCGGGAGCACGCCGACGACCGTCGTCGGCACGTTGTTCAGCGTGATCGCGCGCCCAACGATGTGCGGGTCGGCGGCGAAGCGACGCGTCCAGAAGCCGTGCGTGAGGATCACGGCGGGACGGCCGTTCCACACGCTCTCCTCCGCCACGAAGTTGCGCCCGAGTTGCGGGCGCACGCCGAGCACGTCGAGGAAGTCCTGCGCGACGCCGACGCCGACGAGCCGCTCCGGCGGGCCATTGCCGACGAGGTTGTCGCTGCCGTACTCGAAGAACGCGAAGTACGCGGTCATCGCCTCGAACGACCGCGCCTGCGCGCGCCAGTCGCGCAGGTTGAACACGCGCGACGTCGTGCCCGAGAGCCCGGGGCCGTTCACGCCGGCGATCCATACGAGCCGCTCCGGCTCGCGGAACGGGAGCGGCCGCAGGAGCAGCGGGCTCATGACGCTGAACACCGCCGTCGTCGCGGCGACGCCGAGAGCGACGATGAGCGTGGCGAACGTCGCGAAGCCCGGCTCGCCGCGCATGCGGCGCAGCGCGAAGCGGACGTCGTGGCGCGCGGTCTCGAGGCGTTCGCTGGCTCGCATGCGCTCCTCCCGGAGCTCGGCGGAGTGGTGGAGGCGGGCGCGGGCCTCGTCGAGCGTGGCGCCGCCCAGGCGCCGCAGGGCCTCGGCGCGCGCGTCGGCGGCGCTCATGCCGCGCGCGACGAGCTGCTCGACGCGCGCCTCCAGAAAGGCCTCGAGCTCCGCGTCGGCGTCCGCCCGCGCGCGCCTCCGGCCGCTCAGCGGCAGCCGGAAGAGGCGCCGCACGCCGTTAGGCAGCCGATCGGGGGACGACATGCGTGACGCCGGGGCTCTCGGGGTAGAGTCTACCCCTAGACGATACCCCCAGCGCCCGGGCTGTCAAGTGAGCTCAGCTCCGGCCGCGCGGCAGTTCGTCACCGTCCGCGGTGTACGCGGGAGGCACGTACACGTTCAGCGTCTTCAGCGGCGTGCGGCCCGTGTTGCGGATCTCGTGCGTGGTGCCCTTCTCGATGAGCACGAGCGAGCCGCCCTTGATCCGGTGCCGCCGACCGCCGAGGATCGCGACGCCGCTGCCCGAGAGGACGTACAGCCACTGGTCGGCGCCGCGGTGGCGGTTGTCCGGGCCGCCCTCGCAGT
The window above is part of the Gemmatirosa kalamazoonensis genome. Proteins encoded here:
- a CDS encoding cupin domain-containing protein → MPIKHLRFGKGFSVALSSARGQAATMVIAPGDCEGGPDNRHRGADQWLYVLSGSGVAILGGRRHRIKGGSLVLIEKGTTHEIRNTGRTPLKTLNVYVPPAYTADGDELPRGRS
- a CDS encoding PKD domain-containing protein, yielding MAGPVYHAADFPAGVRLPAYYDGKLIIYEWMRGWMRAVTMNAQGDYVRMEPFLGHLTFDHPMDVELGPDGSLYVLEYGTYWFAKNPNARLSRIVYHAGNRPPIARISASRTVGAAPLTVRLSAAGSTDYDPGDTLRYAWSIDGRAVATGAEVTRTLSAPGAHTVRLTVRDPAGATGTAEQRLLVGNTPPQVSIRLDGNRSFYWDSASVPYRVEASDAEDGSLGRGIAPSRVRVTLDYQATGVSRAPAAGHQAEAPGLALIRRSDCLACHGVDQASLGPSFRMVAQRYAGRDSALDRLVSKVIAGGSGNWGNRVMAAHPTLSRDVARQMVSYVLSLASPGTVLPTSGALRLDRHRGDGAGAYVLTARYVDQARAGVGPLEAVAEVVLRSPLLHAGDVTDVKGIGVSPGRGADAQERPIATAYDPGAWLHLGPTDLTGVGGVSVGLQTLGHAVTVELRADSAGGAVLGTSSVAPAANEAWTTARVPLDLSGERDLYVVLRSDAPDLGQFNPMARVDVVRFEKRAP
- a CDS encoding ABC transporter permease, which gives rise to MSSPDRLPNGVRRLFRLPLSGRRRARADADAELEAFLEARVEQLVARGMSAADARAEALRRLGGATLDEARARLHHSAELREERMRASERLETARHDVRFALRRMRGEPGFATFATLIVALGVAATTAVFSVMSPLLLRPLPFREPERLVWIAGVNGPGLSGTTSRVFNLRDWRAQARSFEAMTAYFAFFEYGSDNLVGNGPPERLVGVGVAQDFLDVLGVRPQLGRNFVAEESVWNGRPAVILTHGFWTRRFAADPHIVGRAITLNNVPTTVVGVLPRSFDFASTFAPASRVDFLRPFPIVAETDRWGNTLSIIGRLKPGASVRTAQAELDLINTRLKQADPARWGLTAAVTGLQDHIAGDFRPALLLLAAGAALVLLVACANLSNLLLARAQFRHREMAVRSALGAGRRRLLGQLLVESIVLATAGGALGVLLAVAITRWVAGTSAVRIPLLGSVAVDARAAAFTVAVTLLTGLVVGIVPALQVSRGGEASTLRDAARGSSEGRGRGAARELLVVAEVAVACVLLVGGGLLARSFVRVMHVDLGFAPDGAVAWQLGTSREFANDSARVAFYESIVARVSAVPGVREVGLTDTPPLGRNRSWTIRAEGATYDKDWPEAFPRLVDARYLQAMRIPLVGGRYFTAADGAAAPHVVILNRTAAKTLFPGRDALGRSVLLGDHDSWRVVGVVADVRHQTLEEGAGSEMYLPFAQKPDFGTLVMVVRSPLPATSLAAGVAAAIRAADPAMPTDDFQPLGAVVDRAISPRRFVLQILGAFAATALLLAALGLYAVLSYTVSQRVRELGIRMALGESAASVRRRVVARTLALTAAGVVIGSAVAAAGARLIGSLLYGVGAADVPTFVGTAALLLATAALAGYLPARRASSTDPVEALRAS
- a CDS encoding PQQ-dependent sugar dehydrogenase; amino-acid sequence: MRPIVPSVLALLAAAAAPLRAQPEANRFEQQVLLQGVFDEPTEIAVARDGRVFIVERKGTVRLYDPRTQASRVVARLDVFHEDENGLIGVALDPRFDANHFVYLARTVGDSTRPRHRLARFTFTGDALRDERVLVEVPINPGCCHTAGSITFDGRGNLFVSFGDNTNPFATPHAPIDDAPGRQLWDARRSAANTQDLRGKILRITPTADGRYTIPAGNLFTDAREGRPEIYTMGHRNPYRISVDRHTGFLYWGEVGPDAREDSSAGPKGYDEINQARRAGNFGWPLFIADNKPYRDRDIATGVQRAPFDPAHPVNDSHNNTGAKVLPPRSRRSSGTRTTGARSSRSSARAAARRWRGRCTTRPTSPPACGSRRTTTGS